A genomic stretch from Anaerobranca californiensis DSM 14826 includes:
- a CDS encoding MetQ/NlpA family ABC transporter substrate-binding protein translates to MKKVLLSIFILISLMLTGCSTSKEDEFRIGATQVPHAEILEFIKPILAEKGVNIKIVPYNDYVQPNLNLHDGDIDANYFQHLPYLTRFNQDNNTKLVPVVAVHLEPMAIYSKKITDLNQFQGGKVGVPNDVTNLGRALALLESAGLIKLRESVGVRGTVEDIVENPLDIEIVELEAPLIANMLPDLEIGIINTNYALLANLNPVKDGLFIEEVIGNPYANILVVKEGKENDERVKIIAEVLNSQQVKDFILEKYKGSVLPAF, encoded by the coding sequence ATGAAAAAAGTTTTACTATCAATCTTTATTTTAATTAGCCTAATGTTAACAGGTTGTTCAACTTCTAAAGAAGATGAATTTAGAATTGGAGCTACCCAGGTTCCCCATGCTGAAATCCTAGAATTTATCAAACCAATTTTAGCGGAAAAAGGGGTTAATATTAAGATCGTACCGTATAATGACTATGTACAACCAAACTTAAATCTTCATGATGGGGACATAGATGCCAATTATTTCCAACACTTACCTTATCTAACTAGGTTTAATCAAGATAATAATACAAAACTAGTTCCAGTTGTAGCGGTACACTTAGAACCTATGGCAATATATTCAAAAAAAATCACTGATTTAAATCAATTTCAAGGGGGTAAAGTAGGAGTACCTAATGATGTGACAAACTTAGGAAGGGCGTTAGCCTTACTTGAAAGTGCCGGCCTTATTAAATTGAGGGAATCTGTCGGGGTAAGGGGTACAGTAGAGGATATAGTAGAAAATCCTTTAGATATTGAAATTGTAGAATTAGAAGCTCCTTTAATTGCTAATATGCTCCCTGATTTAGAGATAGGAATAATCAATACTAATTATGCCTTATTAGCCAATTTAAATCCGGTTAAAGATGGATTGTTTATCGAAGAAGTTATCGGTAATCCTTATGCCAACATATTAGTGGTTAAAGAAGGTAAAGAAAACGATGAAAGGGTTAAGATTATCGCTGAAGTTTTAAACTCTCAGCAAGTCAAAGATTTTATTTTGGAAAAATATAAAGGTAGTGTGTTACCGGCTTTTTAA
- a CDS encoding methionine ABC transporter permease, translating into MVEILLEGTLQTLYMVFVSVFFASLMGIPLGLILVVTDRGHILENHYLKNCLSFIINILRSVPFIILLVTIIPLTRLIVGTAIGTTASIVPLTLAATPFVARVTETALKEVPWGVVEAGLAMGGSKPYVLFKIILREGRSALIRGITITTVNLISYSAMAGMVGGKGLGDLAIRYGYQGRNTTILYSTVLILILLVQIVQHTGNFLANKFDKSKIN; encoded by the coding sequence ATGGTAGAAATCTTGTTAGAAGGGACATTACAAACTTTATATATGGTATTTGTTTCGGTATTTTTTGCTAGCTTAATGGGAATACCATTAGGTTTAATTTTAGTGGTAACAGACCGAGGTCATATTTTAGAAAACCACTATTTAAAAAATTGTTTATCTTTTATTATAAACATTTTAAGATCTGTTCCCTTTATTATTTTATTAGTAACTATTATTCCTTTAACTAGGTTGATAGTTGGGACAGCAATAGGTACAACTGCTTCCATAGTACCCTTGACCTTAGCAGCTACTCCCTTTGTAGCTAGGGTTACTGAAACAGCTTTAAAAGAAGTTCCTTGGGGAGTGGTAGAAGCAGGGTTAGCTATGGGAGGGAGTAAACCCTATGTCCTATTTAAGATTATTTTAAGGGAAGGGAGGTCAGCACTAATTAGAGGTATTACTATAACCACTGTTAACCTTATCAGCTATTCTGCTATGGCTGGAATGGTGGGAGGTAAAGGGTTAGGTGATTTAGCAATAAGGTATGGATATCAAGGAAGGAATACCACTATTTTATACAGTACTGTATTGATTTTAATTTTATTAGTACAAATAGTACAACATACCGGCAACTTTTTAGCGAATAAATTTGATAAAAGTAAAATAAATTGA
- a CDS encoding methionine ABC transporter ATP-binding protein encodes MLEVKNLNKTFPNGKERIQALKDINLKVEKGEIFGIIGLSGAGKSTLIRTLNLLEPPDSGTVEIDGKNIVEFTEKELREVRREIGMIFQNFNLLSSLTVYENVELPLKIAKKKDRKDRVTELLRLVGLEDKANCYPSQLSGGQKQRVGIARALANNPKILLCDEPTSALDPVTTKSILNLLKEINEKFSLTTVIITHDMGVIKNLCNKVAVISGGELVEKGEVFEVFTNPKSYVTKELLLENDFIDKTQKDYYHSNGIKYLNLQFNGEEATQPIISRGLRKIQGVELNILKGVIEDINGKKLGRLLVELTGEEQYQREFIDYLKENAVLVEVL; translated from the coding sequence ATGCTAGAAGTTAAAAATTTAAACAAAACTTTTCCCAATGGTAAAGAACGGATTCAGGCATTAAAAGATATTAATCTGAAGGTAGAAAAAGGGGAGATTTTTGGGATTATCGGTTTAAGTGGAGCAGGTAAAAGTACATTAATTAGAACATTGAATTTATTAGAACCACCGGATTCAGGAACAGTGGAGATTGATGGAAAAAATATCGTGGAATTTACAGAAAAGGAACTTAGAGAGGTTAGAAGGGAAATAGGAATGATCTTTCAAAACTTCAATTTGTTGTCTTCATTAACCGTTTATGAAAATGTGGAACTTCCCCTTAAAATAGCTAAAAAAAAGGATAGAAAAGATAGAGTCACCGAATTACTTAGGCTTGTTGGATTAGAAGATAAAGCTAATTGTTATCCCAGCCAATTAAGTGGAGGACAAAAACAGAGGGTCGGTATTGCTAGAGCTTTAGCAAATAATCCTAAAATCCTCCTATGTGATGAACCAACATCTGCCTTAGACCCAGTGACAACAAAATCTATTTTAAATTTGTTAAAGGAGATCAATGAAAAGTTTAGCTTAACAACAGTAATAATAACCCATGACATGGGTGTTATTAAAAATTTATGTAATAAAGTAGCAGTGATTAGTGGAGGAGAGTTAGTAGAAAAGGGGGAAGTTTTTGAGGTTTTTACTAATCCTAAAAGTTATGTTACCAAAGAATTGTTATTAGAAAATGACTTTATAGATAAAACTCAGAAAGATTATTACCATAGTAATGGGATTAAATACTTAAATCTGCAATTTAACGGCGAAGAAGCTACTCAACCAATAATTAGTAGAGGATTAAGGAAAATCCAAGGGGTAGAATTAAACATTTTAAAAGGAGTTATTGAGGATATTAACGGTAAAAAATTAGGCAGACTTTTAGTAGAATTAACTGGTGAAGAACAATATCAAAGGGAGTTTATAGATTATTTAAAAGAAAATGCTGTATTAGTGGAGGTTTTATAA
- a CDS encoding FxsA family protein, protein MAKLILLFTIVPLIELYLLFRVAEYIGGGTTVLIVALTGFFGVILAKSQGLKVLKDSLLALSSGQMPAHNLLDGLFILLGGAFLLTPGLLTDALGFTLLFPITRKKYKEYAIKKLHRMIQSGNIFIYRR, encoded by the coding sequence ATGGCAAAACTAATTTTATTGTTCACTATAGTTCCATTAATAGAACTGTACCTTTTGTTTAGGGTAGCAGAATATATTGGTGGAGGTACTACTGTCTTAATCGTAGCTTTGACAGGATTTTTTGGGGTAATTTTAGCTAAATCCCAAGGTTTAAAGGTGTTAAAAGATAGCCTGCTAGCTTTGTCATCGGGACAGATGCCTGCCCATAACTTGTTAGATGGATTGTTTATTTTATTAGGAGGAGCTTTTTTATTGACCCCCGGGTTATTAACCGATGCTTTGGGATTTACTCTACTTTTTCCAATAACGAGGAAAAAGTACAAAGAATATGCTATAAAAAAACTCCATAGAATGATTCAATCAGGAAATATTTTTATTTATAGGAGATAA
- the pyk gene encoding pyruvate kinase has protein sequence MRRTKIVCTIGPASESPEMLKKLILAGMNVARLNFSHGDYEEHGRRIATIRQVAKELNKNVAILLDTKGPEIRIKKFAQGKIQLNEGDIFTLTTEDILGDETKVAITYEGLPADVKKGDRILLDDGLIALEVLETTNTDIKCKVLNGGPLSDKKGVNVPGVSVSLPAMSDKDLNDIKFGIEQGVDFIAASFIRKASDVLAIRRVLEEHNSDIHIISKIENQEGLDNLDEILKVSDGLMVARGDLGVEIPVEEVPLAQKLMIEKCNKAGKPVITATQMLDSMIRNPRPTRAEASDVANAIFDGTDAIMLSGETAAGKYPEEAVKTMAQIAERAEQAVRYEEILGKKTFTPKASITDSISSATCNTAQSLGASAIITSTQSGYTAKMVSKYRPKCPIIAVTPDERVVRKLVLSWGVFPVLGKQTDNTDDMIAEAIKTSLEHGYIKEGDLVVITAGVPVGIAGTTNLLKVHVVGDVIVKGTGIGNNSVQGKVIVAKTAKELINKKGQGDILVTNATDSDLVPNLEGIKAIVAEEAGLTSTTAIVGLSKGIPVVVGASGATSLLKDGEEVTVDPQRGLVYRGLATVK, from the coding sequence ATGAGAAGAACAAAAATTGTATGTACAATAGGACCTGCCAGTGAATCACCAGAAATGTTGAAAAAACTTATTTTAGCGGGAATGAATGTTGCGAGGCTGAACTTTTCCCATGGTGATTATGAAGAACATGGAAGGCGGATTGCTACCATTCGCCAAGTAGCAAAGGAATTAAATAAAAATGTAGCTATTTTATTAGATACTAAAGGCCCTGAAATTAGGATCAAGAAATTTGCCCAAGGTAAAATCCAATTAAATGAAGGAGATATTTTTACTTTAACAACAGAAGATATTTTAGGAGATGAAACTAAAGTAGCTATTACTTATGAAGGGCTACCAGCAGATGTTAAAAAGGGTGATCGCATTTTATTAGATGATGGTTTAATTGCTCTAGAAGTTTTAGAAACTACTAATACTGATATTAAGTGTAAAGTATTAAATGGCGGTCCTTTAAGTGATAAAAAAGGGGTAAATGTCCCTGGAGTTTCAGTTTCACTACCGGCAATGTCCGATAAAGACTTAAATGATATTAAATTTGGGATTGAGCAGGGAGTTGACTTTATTGCCGCATCTTTTATCAGAAAAGCTTCCGATGTTTTGGCTATCCGTAGGGTATTAGAAGAACATAACAGTGATATCCATATCATTTCTAAAATTGAAAACCAAGAAGGTTTAGATAATCTAGATGAAATTCTTAAAGTAAGTGATGGATTAATGGTTGCAAGGGGAGATTTAGGTGTAGAAATCCCCGTTGAAGAAGTGCCATTAGCCCAAAAATTGATGATAGAAAAATGTAATAAAGCTGGTAAACCTGTAATTACTGCAACCCAAATGCTTGATTCTATGATTAGAAATCCAAGACCTACTAGGGCAGAGGCCAGTGACGTAGCCAACGCTATTTTTGACGGAACCGATGCTATTATGCTTTCAGGGGAAACGGCAGCAGGTAAGTATCCGGAAGAAGCGGTAAAAACAATGGCACAAATCGCAGAAAGGGCAGAACAAGCTGTAAGATATGAAGAGATTTTAGGTAAAAAGACTTTTACACCTAAAGCCTCTATTACAGATTCAATTAGTAGTGCTACATGTAACACTGCTCAAAGTTTAGGAGCTTCTGCAATTATTACATCTACCCAATCTGGCTACACAGCTAAAATGGTATCTAAATATAGACCTAAATGTCCTATTATTGCAGTAACTCCTGATGAAAGGGTTGTAAGAAAACTAGTTTTATCTTGGGGGGTATTCCCTGTATTAGGTAAGCAAACAGATAATACTGATGATATGATAGCAGAAGCTATTAAAACTTCGTTAGAACATGGATATATCAAAGAAGGTGATTTAGTTGTAATAACTGCTGGAGTGCCAGTGGGTATTGCAGGAACTACTAATCTTTTAAAAGTTCATGTTGTAGGAGATGTAATCGTTAAGGGTACAGGAATTGGCAACAATTCTGTGCAAGGGAAAGTAATTGTAGCTAAAACTGCAAAGGAATTAATTAACAAAAAAGGGCAAGGGGATATTCTAGTAACTAATGCCACTGACAGCGATTTAGTACCTAATTTAGAAGGAATTAAAGCTATTGTAGCCGAGGAAGCTGGCCTTACATCTACAACGGCAATAGTAGGTCTTTCAAAAGGGATCCCAGTAGTTGTTGGAGCCAGTGGTGCCACATCATTATTAAAAGATGGGGAAGAAGTAACGGTAGATCCCCAAAGGGGTTTAGTATATAGAGGACTTGCTACAGTAAAATAA
- the pfkA gene encoding 6-phosphofructokinase, which translates to MKRIAVMTSGGDAPGMNAAVRAVVRKGIFHGLEVYGIKRGYAGLISGEFERMELSSVADIIHKGGTVLRTARCPEFKNPKVQQEAAELLKAKGIDGIIVIGGDGSFMGAKALSNLGIPTIGIPGTIDNDIPCTDYCIGFDTAVNTAIDAINKIRDTATSHERTFVVEVMGRDAGDIALAAGLAGGAESILIPEVETNLDVVIHRLQQGQKRGKLHSIIVVAEGVASGFEIGKIIEERTGFDTRVIVLGHIQRGGSPTSFDRILASRLAAKAVDLLLANEGGKMVGIINNKIVATDIDEALKQKHTIDKEMYELAKILSI; encoded by the coding sequence ATGAAAAGAATAGCAGTAATGACTAGCGGTGGAGACGCACCGGGTATGAATGCTGCTGTTAGGGCAGTGGTTAGAAAAGGGATTTTCCACGGTTTAGAGGTTTACGGAATTAAAAGGGGATATGCTGGTTTGATAAGTGGAGAGTTTGAGCGAATGGAATTAAGCTCAGTAGCAGATATTATCCATAAAGGTGGAACAGTTTTAAGAACTGCCAGATGTCCTGAATTTAAAAATCCTAAAGTTCAGCAAGAAGCAGCGGAACTATTAAAGGCTAAAGGAATTGATGGAATAATTGTCATTGGTGGAGACGGTTCTTTTATGGGTGCAAAAGCCCTGTCTAATCTTGGTATTCCCACCATTGGAATTCCAGGAACTATTGATAATGATATTCCATGCACCGATTATTGTATTGGTTTCGATACTGCAGTTAATACTGCCATTGATGCTATCAACAAAATTAGAGATACTGCTACATCCCATGAAAGGACCTTTGTCGTAGAAGTGATGGGCAGAGATGCTGGAGATATTGCATTAGCCGCTGGACTTGCCGGTGGTGCAGAATCTATTTTGATCCCTGAAGTTGAGACTAATCTCGATGTCGTTATACATAGATTGCAACAAGGGCAAAAACGGGGTAAACTCCACAGTATTATCGTAGTAGCAGAAGGTGTTGCCAGTGGTTTTGAAATAGGTAAAATAATAGAAGAAAGAACAGGTTTTGATACTAGGGTTATTGTCTTAGGACATATTCAAAGGGGCGGTTCTCCCACATCCTTTGACAGAATCCTTGCCAGCCGTTTAGCTGCTAAAGCTGTGGATTTATTGTTGGCTAACGAAGGTGGAAAAATGGTAGGGATTATTAATAACAAAATTGTAGCTACAGACATTGATGAAGCTTTAAAACAAAAGCATACCATTGATAAAGAGATGTATGAATTAGCAAAAATACTTTCAATTTAA
- a CDS encoding TrkA C-terminal domain-containing protein yields MIFLIISIFIFLTFVMEVGAIALKITGMDIDNARFQALSALTGTGFTTSQSEQILRNKHRKRIIMTLMVLGHIGLTAIVISAVNLSKKIELWQLIGGIVLIAGVYLFAQNKFLLAYLDRNIEKQLVNKLNIEKQQAEELLHLSDEYSVSEVELPFGCHIVDKTLAQLQLTKKNILVLAIKREEGVILTPTGKDIIKAGDRLVVYGRIKDIEEIIKCNIK; encoded by the coding sequence ATGATTTTTTTAATAATTTCTATTTTTATTTTTCTAACCTTTGTTATGGAAGTAGGGGCAATTGCCTTAAAGATTACAGGAATGGATATAGACAATGCTAGATTTCAAGCATTGTCAGCTTTGACAGGAACAGGCTTTACTACCAGTCAAAGTGAACAAATTTTAAGGAATAAACACAGAAAAAGAATTATTATGACACTGATGGTATTAGGCCACATAGGCCTTACCGCCATTGTAATATCTGCAGTTAATTTAAGTAAGAAAATAGAGCTTTGGCAGTTAATTGGAGGAATAGTTTTAATAGCTGGTGTTTATCTATTTGCCCAGAATAAATTTTTACTAGCTTATTTAGACAGAAATATTGAAAAACAACTTGTCAATAAATTGAACATTGAAAAACAACAGGCAGAAGAACTTTTGCATTTAAGCGACGAGTACAGTGTTTCTGAAGTAGAACTTCCTTTTGGATGCCACATAGTTGATAAAACTTTAGCCCAGCTCCAATTGACTAAAAAGAATATTTTAGTATTAGCAATTAAAAGGGAAGAAGGGGTAATATTAACACCAACGGGAAAAGATATAATCAAAGCTGGAGATAGGTTAGTTGTTTATGGTAGAATAAAAGATATAGAGGAAATAATTAAATGCAATATTAAATAG
- a CDS encoding NAD(P)-dependent malic enzyme, translated as MREEALKLHKDNQGKLAVVSKVELKDAKDLSLAYSPGVAEPCIEIHKDKEKVYDYTAKGNFVAVVSDGTAVLGLGDIGPEAAMPVMEGKAVLFKSFAGVDAFPICIDTKDVDKIVEVVRLLQPTFGGINLEDIAAPNCFEIEKRLKEICDIPIFHDDQHGTAIVTVAGLINALKIVGKRAEDVKVVVNGAGASAIAVTKLIMGLGVTNIIMCDSKGSLYEGRTEAMNPYKEEMARITNPQNLNVSLAEALVDTDVFIGLSIGNVVTEDMVKNMAKDPIIFAMANPIPEILPELAKKAGARVIGTGRSDYPNQVNNVLAFPGVFRGALDTRARDINEEMKVAASRAIASLITEDELNEEYVIPKPFDPRVAPAVAKAVAIAAMETGVARIQVDPEEVFKRTKELASIK; from the coding sequence ATGCGAGAAGAAGCTTTGAAACTTCACAAGGATAATCAAGGGAAATTGGCAGTTGTCAGTAAAGTAGAATTAAAGGATGCTAAGGATTTAAGTTTAGCTTATTCACCAGGTGTAGCAGAACCTTGTATCGAAATACATAAAGATAAAGAAAAGGTTTATGATTATACTGCTAAAGGAAATTTTGTAGCAGTAGTTTCTGATGGAACAGCAGTATTAGGTCTTGGGGATATTGGTCCTGAAGCAGCAATGCCAGTTATGGAAGGTAAAGCTGTATTATTTAAATCCTTCGCTGGAGTTGATGCCTTCCCTATCTGTATAGATACAAAAGATGTAGATAAAATTGTGGAAGTAGTAAGATTATTACAACCTACTTTTGGTGGTATTAACCTTGAAGATATTGCAGCACCTAATTGTTTTGAAATAGAAAAAAGATTAAAGGAAATTTGTGATATACCTATCTTCCATGATGATCAACATGGAACTGCAATTGTTACAGTAGCTGGTTTAATTAACGCCTTAAAAATAGTTGGTAAAAGGGCTGAGGATGTAAAAGTTGTAGTTAATGGTGCAGGAGCTTCCGCCATTGCAGTAACAAAATTAATTATGGGTTTAGGTGTAACTAACATTATAATGTGTGATAGTAAAGGCTCCCTTTATGAAGGAAGAACTGAAGCTATGAACCCATATAAAGAAGAAATGGCAAGAATAACTAATCCTCAAAATTTAAATGTCTCTTTAGCAGAAGCTTTAGTAGATACCGATGTATTTATTGGACTTTCTATTGGTAATGTAGTTACAGAAGATATGGTAAAAAATATGGCGAAAGATCCTATAATTTTTGCAATGGCTAATCCTATTCCAGAAATTTTACCAGAATTAGCCAAAAAAGCTGGAGCTAGAGTTATTGGAACCGGTAGATCCGATTATCCTAATCAGGTAAACAATGTATTGGCATTCCCCGGTGTTTTTAGGGGTGCTTTAGATACTAGGGCTAGAGATATTAATGAAGAAATGAAAGTAGCTGCTTCTCGAGCCATTGCTTCCCTAATAACAGAAGATGAATTAAATGAAGAATACGTAATTCCAAAACCCTTTGATCCTAGGGTTGCACCGGCTGTTGCTAAAGCTGTAGCTATAGCAGCAATGGAAACCGGTGTGGCAAGGATTCAAGTGGATCCAGAAGAAGTTTTTAAAAGAACTAAGGAATTAGCCAGTATTAAATAA
- a CDS encoding phosphatidylglycerophosphatase A family protein → MLEERGVGIKDIAELVYELQKPYISNLSLETCMENVSKVLEKREVQNAVLTGLVLDIYAEKKLLPEPLQTILETDEGLYGIDEILALSITNIYGSIGFTNFGYLDKIKIGILKGLNNKIQGKVNTFLDDLVAAIAASAASRIAHQDKEEVI, encoded by the coding sequence ATGTTGGAGGAAAGGGGTGTAGGAATTAAGGATATAGCAGAATTGGTTTATGAACTGCAAAAACCTTATATTTCTAATTTATCCTTGGAAACTTGCATGGAAAATGTAAGTAAAGTTTTGGAAAAACGGGAAGTTCAAAATGCAGTATTAACTGGTTTGGTATTAGACATCTATGCTGAAAAGAAATTGCTACCTGAACCTTTACAAACAATTTTAGAAACCGATGAAGGCCTTTATGGTATTGATGAAATTTTAGCTTTAAGTATTACCAATATCTATGGCAGTATAGGTTTTACAAATTTTGGTTATTTAGATAAAATAAAAATAGGAATATTAAAGGGTTTAAACAATAAAATTCAAGGGAAAGTAAATACCTTCTTAGATGATTTAGTGGCTGCTATAGCAGCTTCTGCGGCGTCAAGGATAGCCCATCAAGATAAGGAAGAAGTGATTTAA